A genomic region of Alicyclobacillus sp. SO9 contains the following coding sequences:
- the secD gene encoding protein translocase subunit SecD: MKWGRFLSFLLIVCVIIGLTAGTSFQLWRGVRLGLDLQGGFDLLYKIESTPSTGPVTQKGVQAVLQAVQMRVDSLGVSSPIIDLEKAGGQNEVRVQLAGQFNQQNAENVIGKTAQLRIYGPKPKVVSGKTVPGQYVVDKSNLLLTGKDLKSDAHYSQNQLGQNVIDLTFKNKKKWAQVTKKYLNKPVYTYLNGKLLTSATIDSIISNGQTQLSGPTSGPDAFTPQYCQTLSKELNAGALPYPLKLISSNSVGPSLGFASLKATMWAGLAAIIIIFLFMIVFYRMAGLIADLALVAYGYLTLGTFSGMHVVLTLSGLAALVLGIGMAVDANIITYERIKDEVRNGRSIQSAVIAGNRRAMRAIIDANATTFIAGGVMYWFGHGDIRGFAIALMISIVISMLTAVLLSRAMLLLFTKSNIVKRPWWYGVRKGGAKS; encoded by the coding sequence ATGAAATGGGGACGCTTTTTGAGTTTTTTGCTCATAGTGTGCGTCATTATCGGATTGACAGCAGGAACGTCGTTCCAATTGTGGAGAGGAGTCCGGCTTGGTCTGGATTTGCAAGGCGGATTTGACTTGCTGTACAAGATTGAGTCTACCCCCAGTACAGGGCCCGTGACTCAAAAAGGAGTACAGGCGGTACTCCAGGCAGTGCAGATGCGCGTGGACTCTTTGGGTGTATCATCTCCGATTATTGACTTGGAGAAAGCTGGCGGCCAAAATGAAGTTCGTGTACAACTTGCGGGCCAGTTTAACCAGCAAAACGCAGAGAATGTCATTGGCAAGACGGCGCAGCTCAGAATTTACGGTCCAAAGCCCAAAGTGGTTAGCGGCAAGACGGTGCCTGGTCAGTATGTGGTAGACAAGAGCAACTTGTTGCTTACCGGTAAGGACTTGAAGAGCGATGCGCACTACTCTCAGAACCAACTCGGGCAAAATGTGATTGACTTGACCTTTAAAAACAAGAAAAAGTGGGCTCAAGTGACCAAAAAGTATTTGAACAAGCCGGTCTATACATATTTAAACGGCAAACTGCTGACAAGTGCTACGATTGACAGCATTATTTCTAACGGTCAGACTCAGTTATCTGGCCCAACCAGCGGCCCCGATGCGTTTACGCCGCAGTACTGTCAGACGCTCTCAAAGGAACTGAATGCAGGTGCGTTGCCGTATCCGCTGAAGTTGATTAGTTCAAACAGCGTTGGTCCGTCTTTGGGCTTTGCTTCGTTGAAGGCCACCATGTGGGCGGGACTCGCTGCTATCATCATCATTTTCCTGTTCATGATTGTATTTTACCGTATGGCTGGGCTGATAGCTGACTTGGCATTGGTGGCATACGGGTACCTCACATTAGGAACCTTCAGCGGGATGCATGTGGTTTTGACTCTGTCCGGACTCGCAGCCCTGGTTCTCGGAATCGGTATGGCAGTGGATGCAAACATCATTACCTACGAGAGAATCAAGGATGAAGTACGAAACGGTCGCAGCATTCAATCGGCTGTTATCGCTGGCAATCGGAGGGCAATGAGAGCGATTATCGATGCCAACGCCACGACGTTTATTGCCGGCGGCGTGATGTACTGGTTCGGGCACGGAGATATTCGAGGATTCGCCATCGCTCTTATGATTAGTATTGTCATCAGCATGTTGACAGCCGTATTACTGAGTCGGGCAATGTTGCTCCTGTTTACCAAGTCCAATATTGTGAAGCGTCCCTGGTGGTACGGAGTACGGAAGGGGGGTGCCAAATCGTGA
- a CDS encoding post-transcriptional regulator, with the protein MLGRFEIRSQVDEEGGNVTSEDLFDTAESFHRRRLLSESDKEQTLVRQTRTELSVQQEPLVNPNAYQPELMELCQVKASDFRLLGYEEVNGGTVWDCVKSRNKGDIPLYQMVDAILSLQIGTLMNHLTISAYKGEFFEEDV; encoded by the coding sequence ATGTTGGGACGTTTTGAAATTCGTTCTCAAGTTGATGAAGAAGGTGGCAATGTGACAAGCGAAGACTTGTTTGATACAGCAGAATCTTTTCATAGAAGACGTTTGCTGTCTGAAAGCGACAAGGAACAGACGTTAGTCAGACAGACTCGTACGGAATTGAGCGTTCAACAGGAGCCCCTTGTGAATCCAAATGCCTATCAGCCTGAACTGATGGAGCTGTGCCAGGTGAAAGCCAGTGACTTTCGTCTTCTTGGATATGAGGAGGTTAACGGCGGCACTGTGTGGGACTGTGTGAAAAGTCGCAACAAGGGTGACATTCCGCTTTATCAGATGGTGGACGCCATTTTGTCATTACAAATTGGGACGCTGATGAATCACCTGACGATTTCGGCTTATAAGGGAGAGTTTTTCGAAGAAGACGTTTGA
- the spoVB gene encoding stage V sporulation protein B, whose amino-acid sequence MNQRSFLHGAFVLIAAGLVTRIMGFVYRIFLTRLIGAQGIGLFQLVFPLLSLVLTFVTAGLPTAISKLVAEAVVQRDKVRVKRIMTVSSTVILTLAVVFTVLMWTLRGLVRTYWITDARAYPAYLAMIPITGVIAVASIYRGYFRGLQDMAPTAWGQIIEQSVRILSIWVLAAYFIRFSLPYAAAAAMMGMVLGELSGLIFLIVQQRRRARLSQVIPDAPSRSLETTRQTLKALVDIAGPVTFSSLIGSLIFAVEPVLVTRALLRADIATHMATTLYGKYGGMAIPLLVFPTVITGALAVNLVPSVSEAVAGEAKGRVRIRMAQSWRATAMVGFPTSVILTLFASPLSQMIFNDGTAGPILSIIAPAGFLLYLQGPLAGILQGMNHAGIAMRNSIVGGIARLGFIYLLASDPALGIKGVAWAVTISICLTTSLHFFSLYPKIGFAVNIEDTTRIAIATLIMLAFMEFIRHNGQAWGSVHVLLAIGMGLIIYSVLLCSFRVITSKTVRKIPRIGDMLAQIVASMPFAV is encoded by the coding sequence TTGAATCAACGGTCATTTCTCCACGGCGCATTCGTACTCATCGCGGCCGGTCTTGTCACCCGCATCATGGGATTTGTCTACAGAATTTTTCTGACTCGCCTTATCGGCGCCCAGGGAATCGGTCTTTTTCAACTCGTCTTCCCGCTGCTGAGCCTCGTACTCACATTCGTCACGGCAGGCCTGCCAACCGCCATCTCCAAGCTGGTGGCAGAGGCCGTCGTACAACGAGACAAAGTGCGGGTCAAACGAATCATGACAGTCAGCAGTACCGTCATCCTCACTTTGGCTGTTGTGTTTACAGTGCTGATGTGGACTTTGCGCGGGCTTGTACGCACGTACTGGATAACAGATGCGAGAGCTTACCCCGCCTATCTTGCGATGATTCCCATTACCGGCGTGATAGCTGTTGCAAGTATCTACCGCGGGTATTTTCGCGGATTGCAGGACATGGCACCCACGGCGTGGGGACAAATCATCGAGCAAAGCGTACGGATTTTAAGCATTTGGGTGTTGGCTGCTTATTTCATTCGCTTCAGCCTTCCTTATGCGGCAGCAGCCGCGATGATGGGTATGGTCCTAGGTGAATTATCCGGTCTGATTTTTCTTATCGTGCAGCAGCGCCGCAGAGCTCGACTCTCTCAAGTGATTCCCGACGCTCCAAGCCGCAGTCTGGAAACAACCCGGCAAACCTTAAAAGCCTTGGTAGACATCGCTGGTCCCGTAACGTTTAGCAGCCTGATTGGCTCACTCATCTTTGCCGTCGAACCCGTGCTCGTCACTCGTGCTTTGCTCCGCGCTGATATTGCAACGCACATGGCTACTACATTGTACGGAAAATACGGCGGCATGGCCATCCCTTTGTTAGTCTTCCCTACTGTCATAACAGGCGCGCTGGCAGTTAACCTTGTCCCTTCCGTTTCAGAAGCAGTGGCTGGAGAAGCAAAGGGACGAGTTCGAATTCGTATGGCTCAAAGCTGGCGGGCTACTGCGATGGTTGGCTTTCCAACCAGCGTGATCTTAACGCTGTTTGCATCGCCGCTGTCGCAAATGATTTTTAATGACGGGACAGCAGGTCCAATCCTGTCCATTATTGCACCAGCTGGATTCTTGCTGTATCTGCAGGGACCGCTGGCCGGCATTCTCCAAGGAATGAATCACGCAGGCATCGCCATGAGAAACTCCATTGTTGGAGGCATTGCACGACTCGGATTCATCTACCTGCTTGCGTCCGACCCCGCTCTTGGAATTAAGGGGGTAGCGTGGGCTGTGACAATTTCCATTTGCTTAACTACCTCTCTGCATTTTTTCAGCCTCTATCCCAAGATTGGCTTTGCAGTCAACATTGAAGACACCACTCGAATTGCCATTGCTACGCTGATTATGCTTGCGTTCATGGAGTTCATACGACACAACGGGCAAGCGTGGGGCAGTGTCCACGTACTGCTTGCGATTGGTATGGGACTCATCATATACAGCGTTTTACTGTGTTCTTTCCGAGTCATCACCTCAAAAACTGTCCGGAAGATCCCGCGCATCGGTGACATGCTTGCCCAGATTGTTGCGTCTATGCCCTTTGCTGTGTAA
- a CDS encoding DUF421 domain-containing protein has product MGSIPLWEFLVRIVVLYFAVMFALRIMGKREIGQLSVFDFVVSVMLAELSTLPMEDTKVSLPQSLIPIASLVLLQLAVALLQLKSHRFRHWVDGEPSVLIEHGAIKDSEMKKMHYTMHDLLTQLREKGFSNAADVEFAILETSGELSVFPKPDAAPVTPRDMNIRGSGATIPLPLVVDGNPVAKTLLSLNKDRQWIENELRRRGYPSLENVFYAAIDSAGTIVVDPKDPSHSTPSSKAELSSKQP; this is encoded by the coding sequence GTGGGCTCGATACCGCTGTGGGAGTTTCTTGTCCGAATTGTTGTGTTGTATTTTGCAGTGATGTTTGCCCTGCGAATCATGGGAAAACGAGAAATTGGCCAGTTATCCGTGTTTGACTTTGTCGTCTCTGTCATGCTTGCTGAACTCTCTACCCTCCCGATGGAAGATACGAAGGTCTCTCTGCCCCAGTCACTCATTCCAATAGCTTCGCTTGTTTTGTTACAATTGGCGGTAGCCTTGCTGCAGTTAAAGAGCCATCGCTTTCGCCATTGGGTCGATGGAGAACCGTCGGTTTTGATTGAGCACGGTGCGATTAAGGACAGCGAAATGAAAAAAATGCACTATACTATGCACGACCTGTTGACACAACTGCGCGAGAAAGGCTTTTCAAATGCCGCGGATGTTGAATTTGCGATTCTGGAAACGTCGGGGGAACTGAGCGTTTTTCCGAAGCCGGATGCGGCTCCAGTCACGCCGCGGGACATGAACATCAGAGGCAGTGGAGCTACGATTCCATTGCCTCTTGTTGTCGATGGCAATCCTGTGGCTAAAACGCTTCTTTCACTCAACAAAGACCGGCAGTGGATTGAAAATGAGCTGCGCCGCCGTGGCTATCCTAGCTTGGAAAACGTATTTTACGCGGCCATCGACAGTGCCGGCACCATTGTTGTAGATCCGAAAGACCCATCCCACTCAACGCCGTCATCGAAAGCGGAACTGTCCTCCAAACAGCCTTGA
- a CDS encoding sensor domain-containing diguanylate cyclase, producing MRTRRQTLLLAYEWLAAFCGALIGGVYVHSLLHMNEGVFLYLLVLGVVLESLPVPVGKVFTSLILILPVVTLIIMGTGQAIWLIILSEFIAMLLQPSQRKWSVKFFNVGQYAVSVLGMSIVYHWIVRSLEKPPVISWNLLFGLAAAIAAFMVVNHALIHIHSVIRELFSIEDLYNTFLAEAINYALSLPLILVMISLTPSQPLLGMLSILPILGLGQLLRLYRRITFAQIVQRSIGRLMSEFDIEHLSAEVAQTAVKLSYADVVSIHLLQDDGESTRVRAVYPVTKWAEMSTDALHRSQGGLIWSVLDTDATFEYVPDTGRDARVRWDGVPSVKYRSMAVFPIRVHGKLHGAVVCYAARPHAFAALTDYLAALAAQFAVLLENAKLYQLLQEQSRRDAATGLYNYRYFYEQLAKRLSQAKELDKPCSVAVIDIDNFKQVNDTYGHLAGDAVLQSLSKLFLKHVDDETLVARYGGEEFVMVFGKNIEDTRDTVELIRQTVASNTIMFNSYQLQGITVSAGIAAYPDNSANDRDLLLKADSALYWGAKQRGRNKTAVYSPDFDAELFIDKLTGLYTLHYATIELRDRSYDFGGNWAAICIDVEHLGKINTTFGFASGNSVLKEVSRVIKENIRQSELACRYGADDFLILLPDVTEQELGSVTRRLHKALAKQRFVYKENITLAIHCHMQEFVMPKSENAADFLNHVQHTFTRLHQRSSQAGQM from the coding sequence TTGAGAACACGACGGCAAACACTATTGCTTGCCTACGAATGGCTGGCAGCCTTCTGCGGAGCACTCATTGGAGGAGTCTATGTTCACTCGCTTCTTCACATGAATGAAGGCGTGTTTTTGTATTTGCTCGTCTTGGGTGTCGTGTTGGAGTCTCTGCCTGTCCCGGTGGGGAAAGTCTTTACCTCACTCATCTTGATTCTACCTGTAGTAACACTCATTATCATGGGGACCGGCCAGGCAATTTGGTTGATTATATTATCTGAGTTCATCGCAATGTTGCTGCAGCCATCGCAAAGAAAGTGGTCCGTCAAGTTTTTTAACGTTGGCCAATACGCTGTCAGCGTTTTGGGTATGTCGATTGTCTATCACTGGATTGTCCGTTCTCTAGAGAAGCCCCCTGTTATCAGTTGGAATCTGTTATTCGGGTTGGCCGCAGCCATTGCTGCTTTTATGGTCGTGAATCACGCTCTCATCCATATTCATTCAGTGATACGGGAGCTCTTTTCAATAGAGGACCTGTATAATACGTTTCTGGCCGAAGCCATCAATTATGCCCTGTCTCTTCCGCTTATTCTCGTCATGATTTCGCTGACGCCGTCTCAACCCTTGTTGGGAATGCTGTCAATTTTGCCGATACTGGGTCTTGGACAACTTTTGCGACTTTATCGAAGAATTACCTTCGCACAGATTGTGCAGCGTTCCATCGGCCGGCTCATGAGTGAGTTTGACATTGAACATCTGTCGGCTGAAGTGGCACAGACGGCTGTGAAGCTGAGCTACGCGGACGTGGTTTCGATTCACTTGTTGCAGGACGACGGTGAATCGACACGGGTTAGAGCTGTGTATCCTGTAACGAAGTGGGCGGAAATGAGCACAGATGCTCTCCATCGGTCACAGGGCGGACTCATCTGGAGCGTGCTTGACACAGATGCGACGTTTGAATATGTGCCTGATACAGGTCGTGATGCACGAGTCAGGTGGGATGGGGTGCCGTCCGTAAAGTACCGCAGTATGGCAGTCTTTCCGATTCGGGTTCACGGGAAGCTTCATGGCGCAGTGGTTTGCTATGCAGCCCGACCCCACGCATTTGCAGCCCTGACAGACTACCTAGCCGCACTTGCAGCTCAGTTTGCGGTCTTACTGGAAAATGCGAAATTGTATCAATTGCTGCAAGAGCAGTCTCGCCGTGACGCAGCCACCGGTCTCTATAATTATCGTTATTTCTATGAACAACTGGCAAAACGCTTAAGTCAAGCTAAGGAACTAGACAAACCTTGTTCCGTTGCCGTGATTGACATCGACAACTTCAAACAGGTAAATGATACGTATGGACATTTGGCGGGGGACGCAGTCTTACAATCTTTGTCCAAATTATTTTTGAAGCATGTTGATGACGAAACCTTAGTTGCCAGGTATGGCGGTGAAGAGTTTGTCATGGTGTTCGGCAAGAACATTGAAGACACAAGGGACACGGTCGAGTTGATTCGCCAGACAGTCGCTTCAAACACCATTATGTTTAACTCCTATCAACTGCAAGGCATTACCGTTAGCGCCGGAATTGCCGCGTATCCAGACAACAGTGCCAATGACAGAGATTTACTGTTAAAAGCTGACTCAGCGCTGTATTGGGGCGCGAAACAGCGCGGCCGCAATAAGACGGCTGTTTACTCTCCTGATTTTGATGCGGAGCTGTTCATCGACAAGTTGACTGGCCTTTATACACTGCACTACGCGACCATAGAACTGCGCGATAGGTCATACGATTTTGGCGGGAATTGGGCGGCCATTTGTATTGACGTCGAGCATTTGGGGAAAATCAACACAACTTTCGGATTTGCCAGTGGAAACAGTGTGCTAAAAGAAGTCAGTCGAGTGATTAAAGAGAATATTCGGCAATCCGAGTTGGCATGTCGTTATGGAGCCGACGATTTCCTGATTTTGCTTCCCGATGTGACAGAACAGGAGTTGGGTTCTGTCACCCGAAGGCTGCACAAGGCGTTGGCGAAACAGCGGTTTGTGTACAAGGAAAACATCACACTGGCGATTCACTGCCACATGCAAGAATTCGTTATGCCAAAGTCTGAAAATGCGGCGGATTTTTTAAATCACGTACAACACACATTCACTCGACTCCACCAGCGCAGCAGCCAAGCCGGTCAGATGTAG